Proteins encoded in a region of the Anopheles ziemanni chromosome 2, idAnoZiCoDA_A2_x.2, whole genome shotgun sequence genome:
- the LOC131294829 gene encoding uncharacterized protein LOC131294829 isoform X2, translated as MEMYKKKKNRWSISKIELLIDLWAEHYRELKSCRRNDHVFVKMKHKLEKSGCKVTVEDIRIRINNLSAKYRKESMLTLSGGSPSRWPLFNKIHNILSNDTTLDETNETQEESMEVPDSRSKVYQLKCNYRQENIDNFFTDLYFNPRYADVTLVTCHEGETFAIPAHRMVLGNFSMYFANIFEKLNVPQNSNTYIVLPASVSHQTMQILMQYMYTGQSSVPEYNVDEVLRSGELLKIRGFWSENKTTPNIQQTSGAGQKRRTPGVEPRKVHNRQPGTSSQDTSESSRPHAANRPALQTDLHSEVASDSGTSALDSLDEQKRLAIAAIQRDLHASSMRAMAHGAAALFSSSMSDVKQEPTEWDDLDDDNDSDEDVMILPEEAIKSNDTQDGNQQQPLQSMAIEKGQPQSHSSTQPPPTVSSLVCDLCSLCFGNTDELLQHIISSHGDPTEVLRKRSRLTEDENPLTNMRCDFCGKFFLSAVDWAQHVMQAHNDRTGELEQQMAQLAEADLLPSISKVRSIASTNTAE; from the exons ATGGAAATgtacaagaagaaaaagaaccgaTGGTCTATTTCTAAGATTGAACTGCTGATCGATCTGTGGGCCGAACATTACCGTGAGCTAAAGTCGTGCCGAAGAAATGACCACGTCTTCGTGAAAATGAAGCATAAGCTAGAGAAAAGTGGCTGTAAGGTCACGGTAGAAGATATTCGGATAAGGATCAATAACCTTTCGGCTAAGTACAG GAAAGAGTCGATGCTAACGCTGTCTGGTGGGTCACCCTCGAGATGGCCACTGTTTAATAAAATTCACAACATTCTAAGCAACGACACTACGCTGGACGAAACTAACGAAACTCAGGAGGAAAGCATGGAAG TTCCGGACAGCCGGTCGAAGGTGTATCAGCTGAAATGCAACTATCGGCAAGAAAACATTGATAACTTTTTCACCGATCTGTATTT CAATCCTCGTTACGCGGATGTAACTCTAGTTACCTGTCATGAAGGAGAAACATTCGCCATTCCGGCACATAGAATGGTGTTGGGAAACTTCAGTATG tattttgcaaacattttcgaaAAACTGAATGTTCCCCAGAACTCGAATACTTACATCGTGCTGCCGGCGAGCGTTTCCCACCAGACGATGCAAATCCTAATGCAGTACATGTACACCGGTCAGTCGTCCGTTCCGGAGTACAATGTAGACGAAGTTCTTCGCAGCGGCGAATTGCTAAAGATTCGCGGCTTTTGGAGCGAGAATAAGACGACACCCAACATCCAGCAAACCTCAGGCGCAGGTCAAAAGCGTCGCACACCTGGCGTGGAACCTCGTAAAGTGCATAACCGCCAGCCAGGTACCTCATCGCAAGATACCAGCGAATCTAGCCGACCGCATGCGGCTAACAGGCCAGCGTTGCAAACCGATCTCCACTCGGAAGTGGCTTCTGATTCGGGGACGTCGGCTCTGGACTCTCTGGATGAACAAAAACGGCTCGCTATAGCAGCGATCCAGCGGGATTTGCACGCCAGTTCGATGCGAGCGATGGCTCACGGTGCGGCAGCGCTCTTCAGTAGCAGCATGTCCGACGTGAAGCAAGAACCAACGGAATGGGACGACCTGGACGATGATAACGACTCGGACGAAGACGTTATGATTCTACCGGAGGAGGCTATCAAGTCGAATGATACTCAAGACGGAAACCAGCAGCAACCGTTGCAATCGATGGCGATTGAGAAAGGTCAACCGCAATCGCACTCGTCGACGCAGCCACCACCGACCGTATCATCACTCGTCTGCGATCTATGTAGCCTATGCTTTGGAAATACCGACGAATTACTCCAACACATCATTAGTTCTCATGGTGATCCCACGGAAGTACTGCGTAAACGAAGCCGCCTAACCGAAGAT GAAAATCCGCTGACTAATATGCGCTGCGATTTTTGTGGGAAGTTCTTTTTGTCTGCCGTTGACTGGGCACAGCATGTCATGCAAGCGCACAATGATCGTACCGGGGAGCTGGAACAACAAATGGCACAGCTGGCTG AAGCCGACCTGCTGCCCAGTATTAGCAAAGTTCGCTCCATCGCATCCACAAACACTGCAGAGTAA
- the LOC131294237 gene encoding uncharacterized protein LOC131294237 — protein MFRFAILVTTVFFYLPSSKAIKCTEEILTHVPTETNRFCVFRDVTWHRGVAEPVFEQPIGTRVAFVDSNLTSIPDSFFAQVPRLETMVVNNAHLTQLTIKNGMKEVYAEGNSIGQLLVDGGKSLKELYLGKNSDFKDLASLSALVGLEKLGLSETGIASSLETIDFGAFAHMPNLTVLNLANDQIHYVENEKAVVLPNLKVLDLQGNPIIPANFEMSIFRSLPKLEELNMYNTLMNELSVSPNIRDDLPALRKINIGAMNLACKFMRAFLDELKDKNVEILGTSTTTSTQCNIGYQVMDGLCCKNDGYAPPPPPTQKPEDRPTPPVITPTKAPQPVPDTPKTSPGSETGGEGGSSTVVIVSVIFAIILLIGVGVFVAIFLKRRNEATHKPVPGQESNDNL, from the coding sequence ATGTTTCGGTTTGCAATTCTTGTAACAACAGTGTTTTTCTACCTACCATCATCGAAAGCGATCAAATGTACGGAGGAGATACTTACGCACGTGCCAACAGAAACAAACCGCTTTTGTGTCTTTCGTGATGTCACCTGGCACCGTGGCGTCGCCGAACCGGTGTTCGAACAACCCATCGGAACACGGGTCGCCTTCGTGGACTCGAATCTCACCAGCATCCCGGATAGCTTCTTCGCTCAGGTTCCACGTTTGGAAACTATGGTGGTCAACAACGCGCATCTAACACAGCTGACGATCAAAAACGGTATGAAGGAGGTGTACGCAGAAGGCAACAGCATTGGGCAGTTGCTTGTCGATGGAGGAAAATCGTTGAAGGAATTGTATTTAGGTAAAAACTCCGATTTCAAAGATCTAGCTAGCCTATCCGCTTTAGTTGGCTTGGAGAAGTTGGGCTTGAGTGAAACGGGCATTGCCTCAAGCTTGGAAACTATCGACTTTGGTGCTTTCGCGCATATGCCCAATCTAACGGTGCTGAACCTCGCCAACGACCAGATACACTATGTTGAAAATGAGAAGGCTGTCGTGCTGCCAAACCTGAAGGTGCTGGACTTACAAGGCAATCCAATTATTCCGGCAAACTTCGAGATGTCTATATTCAGAAGCCTGCCAAAATTGGAGGAACTTAACATGTACAACACATTGATGAATGAACTATCCGTGAGTCCCAATATTCGAGATGATTTACCAGCACTGAGGAAGATCAACATTGGAGCAATGAATTTAGCGTGTAAATTTATGAGAGCGTTCCTAGACGAACTGAAAGACAAGAATGTTGAGATCCTCGGAACATCTACTACAACTTCGACGCAATGTAATATAGGATACCAAGTGATGGACGGATTATGTTGCAAAAATGATGGTTATGCACCCCCGCCACCACCGACACAAAAACCGGAAGACAGACCTACCCCACCTGTAATTACGCCTACTAAAGCACCGCAACCTGTGCCAGACACACCAAAAACTTCACCGGGATCGGAAACAGGTGGAGAAGGCGGTTCTTCAACGGTGGTCATTGTATCGGTCATCTTTGCGATCATCTTGCTTATCGGGGTCGGTGTTTTTGTAGCCATATTCCTGAAGCGTAGGAATGAAGCAACCCACAAGCCAGTACCAGGCCAAGAGTCCAACGACAACCTCTAA
- the LOC131294236 gene encoding uncharacterized protein LOC131294236, translated as MSAEENVRIKKKNRWTQAMLEHLIKLWGKYYPELKTNTRGHDKVYAKIIEDLAMIGWTASMEDIRGRFHNLAGKYRKEAIAQYMTGRQSQWPYFSKMAQFYEYTVPANQPRLYDMSEYLELDYMNEDTLDLEENERVLVQEGELSDEEHLEEQFEEGRSEIDDWPSEQLEDENMADEQLAEEPLPEVSPIEVIKEPSEPDVDVEPREESPRAERSSTHDETQHVDNREKEASVNVEAELLASSQKGKLYQLKSTYRYETIEDFLRILYSNQLYTDVSIITCHDGEIFTIPAHRLVLANFSPHFSNIFEKLKPVATVGTISLVLPPDISHKVMQILLEYMYTGFSHVPEELLDEVLRCGMQLKIRGFWSEKTGKLAVKRPTGSDEEGTSKNPNERRAARSRTDSLSSAVHGGPSLSGRRSSCDQAGDELDALTEVSSNIGDDLLRSDVEDTRNNDDDDDDDDNDDDNEHDRRHRGKKLVDDDDEDDEDDDEDDDDDDDDDDDDDDDDDEDDDEEDEDEDDDSDDEDDDDARLFEDRQKHQQKQETKNTPKTKIPTQAMDIESLKRVENLDCNGKAEPKLGEFSKQLKRNTSATNATEERVPPKRGRRASENALASHYHPPTLPSFPPDGEGKNSKPIKLKRHNSLTCMICRERFATADEWIGHIEDVHAKEVGVVDKLSTDKHITMLQCDLCQQYLASEQGWLRHVLRKHTDEYPDS; from the exons ATGAGTGCTGAAGAAAACGTtagaattaaaaagaaaaatcggtGGACCCAAGCCATGCTGGAGCATTTGATTAAGCTCTGGGGCAAATACTACCCAGAGCTGAAAACGAATACTCGCGGACACGACAAGGTATACGCCAAAATTATCGAGGATTTAGCGATGATTGGTTGGACCGCGTCCATGGAAGATATCCGTGGACGGTTCCacaatttagctgggaagtaTAG GAAGGAAGCAATCGCTCAGTATATGACAGGCAGGCAATCTCAGTGGCCATATTTCAGTAAGATGGCTCAATTTTATGAGTACACAGTACCAGCAAACCAGCCCAGGCTGTACGACATGTCCGAATACCTTGAGCTGGATTATATGAATGAAGACACGCTGGACTTGGAGGAGAATGAAAGAGTGCTTGTACAGGAAGGTGAACTATCCGATGAGGAACATCTCGAAGAGCAGTTTGAAGAGGGAAGATCGGAGATTGATGACTGGCCATCGGAACAACTTGAAGACGAGAACATGGCCGATGAGCAGCTAGCTGAGGAGCCGCTTCCTGAGGTATCACCCATAGAAGTGATAAAGGAACCATCCGAACCAGACGTTGATGTTGAACCGAGGGAAGAATCACCGAGGGCCGAACGTTCCAGCACGCATGATGAAACGCAGCATGTTGACAACAGGGAAAAAGAGGCATCCGTGAATGTTGAAG cTGAATTACTTGCATCATCTCAGAAAGGGAAACTTTATCAATTGAAGAGCACTTATCGCTACGAAACTATCGAggattttctacgtattttataCAG CAATCAATTATACACCGACGTTTCAATCATTACCTGTCATGATGGTGAAATATTTACGATACCGGCCCATCGACTTGTTTTGGCCAATTTTAGTCCG CATTTTTCCaatatatttgaaaaactGAAACCAGTCGCAACGGTCGGAACGATATCACTGGTTCTTCCACCGGATATTTCTCATAAGGTCATGCAAATACTGTTGGAATACATGTACACTGGCTTTTCGCATGTTCCGGAAGAGTTACTGGATGAGGTGCTGCGGTGCGGAATGCAGTTAAAAATACGCGGATTCTGGAgcgaaaaaacaggaaaactaGCCGTCAAACGACCAACAGGGAGCGACGAAGAAGGAACGAGCAAAAACCCAAATGAACGAAGGGCTGCTCGTTCGCGGACCGATAGTTTATCTTCAGCAGTCCACGGAGGACCAAGTCTCTCCGGTAGACGATCGTCTTGTGACCAAgcgggagatgaattggatgcgcTAACCGAGGTGTCGTCGAACATTGGCGATGATCTGTTGCGCTCAGATGTAGAGGATACCCGAAacaatgacgatgatgatgatgatgacgacaacGATGACGATAATGAGCATGATCGTAGACATCGTGGAAAAAAATTGgttgacgatgacgacgaagacgatgaagacgacgacgaagacgacgatgacgacgatgacgatgatgacgatgatgacgatgatgacgacgaggacgacgacgaagaagacgaggacgaagacgacgacagcgacgacgaggacgatgacgacgcGAGACTGTTTGAAGATCGGCAAAAGCACCAACAAAAGCAGGAGACTAAAAATACACCTAAGACAAAGATTCCCACGCAGGCCATGGATATAGAATCGTTAAAACGAGTGGAAAATCTCGATTGCAACGGAAAAGCCGAGCCCAAACTCGGTGAATTTAGTAAACaattgaaacgaaacacatCCGCCACCAACGCAACCGAAGAAAGGGTGCCTCCAAAACGTGGCCGGAGAGCTTCCGAAAATGCGTTGGCCTCACATTACCACCCTCCAACCTTACCTTCCTTCCCTCCAGACGGTGAAGGTAAAAACAGTAAGCCGATCAAATTGAAACGGCACAATTCGTTGACCTGTATGATTTGCCGCGAACGATTCGCGACCGCCGACGAGTGGATAGGCCATATTGAAGACGTGCATGCGAAAGAAGTTGGTGTGGTGGACAAATTGTCCACAGACAAGCACATAACGATGCTACAGTGTGACCTGTGCCAGCAGTATTTGGCCTCCGAGCAAGGCTGGTTGCGGCACGTGCTGCGGAAGCATACAGATGAATACCCGGACTCCTAG
- the LOC131294829 gene encoding uncharacterized protein LOC131294829 isoform X1 yields the protein MEMYKKKKNRWSISKIELLIDLWAEHYRELKSCRRNDHVFVKMKHKLEKSGCKVTVEDIRIRINNLSAKYRKESMLTLSGGSPSRWPLFNKIHNILSNDTTLDETNETQEESMEEVPDSRSKVYQLKCNYRQENIDNFFTDLYFNPRYADVTLVTCHEGETFAIPAHRMVLGNFSMYFANIFEKLNVPQNSNTYIVLPASVSHQTMQILMQYMYTGQSSVPEYNVDEVLRSGELLKIRGFWSENKTTPNIQQTSGAGQKRRTPGVEPRKVHNRQPGTSSQDTSESSRPHAANRPALQTDLHSEVASDSGTSALDSLDEQKRLAIAAIQRDLHASSMRAMAHGAAALFSSSMSDVKQEPTEWDDLDDDNDSDEDVMILPEEAIKSNDTQDGNQQQPLQSMAIEKGQPQSHSSTQPPPTVSSLVCDLCSLCFGNTDELLQHIISSHGDPTEVLRKRSRLTEDENPLTNMRCDFCGKFFLSAVDWAQHVMQAHNDRTGELEQQMAQLAEADLLPSISKVRSIASTNTAE from the exons ATGGAAATgtacaagaagaaaaagaaccgaTGGTCTATTTCTAAGATTGAACTGCTGATCGATCTGTGGGCCGAACATTACCGTGAGCTAAAGTCGTGCCGAAGAAATGACCACGTCTTCGTGAAAATGAAGCATAAGCTAGAGAAAAGTGGCTGTAAGGTCACGGTAGAAGATATTCGGATAAGGATCAATAACCTTTCGGCTAAGTACAG GAAAGAGTCGATGCTAACGCTGTCTGGTGGGTCACCCTCGAGATGGCCACTGTTTAATAAAATTCACAACATTCTAAGCAACGACACTACGCTGGACGAAACTAACGAAACTCAGGAGGAAAGCATGGAAG AAGTTCCGGACAGCCGGTCGAAGGTGTATCAGCTGAAATGCAACTATCGGCAAGAAAACATTGATAACTTTTTCACCGATCTGTATTT CAATCCTCGTTACGCGGATGTAACTCTAGTTACCTGTCATGAAGGAGAAACATTCGCCATTCCGGCACATAGAATGGTGTTGGGAAACTTCAGTATG tattttgcaaacattttcgaaAAACTGAATGTTCCCCAGAACTCGAATACTTACATCGTGCTGCCGGCGAGCGTTTCCCACCAGACGATGCAAATCCTAATGCAGTACATGTACACCGGTCAGTCGTCCGTTCCGGAGTACAATGTAGACGAAGTTCTTCGCAGCGGCGAATTGCTAAAGATTCGCGGCTTTTGGAGCGAGAATAAGACGACACCCAACATCCAGCAAACCTCAGGCGCAGGTCAAAAGCGTCGCACACCTGGCGTGGAACCTCGTAAAGTGCATAACCGCCAGCCAGGTACCTCATCGCAAGATACCAGCGAATCTAGCCGACCGCATGCGGCTAACAGGCCAGCGTTGCAAACCGATCTCCACTCGGAAGTGGCTTCTGATTCGGGGACGTCGGCTCTGGACTCTCTGGATGAACAAAAACGGCTCGCTATAGCAGCGATCCAGCGGGATTTGCACGCCAGTTCGATGCGAGCGATGGCTCACGGTGCGGCAGCGCTCTTCAGTAGCAGCATGTCCGACGTGAAGCAAGAACCAACGGAATGGGACGACCTGGACGATGATAACGACTCGGACGAAGACGTTATGATTCTACCGGAGGAGGCTATCAAGTCGAATGATACTCAAGACGGAAACCAGCAGCAACCGTTGCAATCGATGGCGATTGAGAAAGGTCAACCGCAATCGCACTCGTCGACGCAGCCACCACCGACCGTATCATCACTCGTCTGCGATCTATGTAGCCTATGCTTTGGAAATACCGACGAATTACTCCAACACATCATTAGTTCTCATGGTGATCCCACGGAAGTACTGCGTAAACGAAGCCGCCTAACCGAAGAT GAAAATCCGCTGACTAATATGCGCTGCGATTTTTGTGGGAAGTTCTTTTTGTCTGCCGTTGACTGGGCACAGCATGTCATGCAAGCGCACAATGATCGTACCGGGGAGCTGGAACAACAAATGGCACAGCTGGCTG AAGCCGACCTGCTGCCCAGTATTAGCAAAGTTCGCTCCATCGCATCCACAAACACTGCAGAGTAA